From a single Girardinichthys multiradiatus isolate DD_20200921_A chromosome 17, DD_fGirMul_XY1, whole genome shotgun sequence genomic region:
- the brd1a gene encoding bromodomain-containing protein 1 isoform X1, whose translation MKKKARQHRPAVPQRSQSPIKPSPNKQILTYAQAQRMVEFELDGRIHRLSIYDNLDVISNDDPVVQEMMECTSNKENADKPQQQVRQRSARLKNNQEKRNAALGITGHAEGSGHHAGGHAAPKLPEPKFRVVEYNLPAVPKRPGAFYKYIEKTEEELDEETEYDMDEEDYTWLELVNEKRKSEGMSQVSHNVFEFLIDRFEKELHLESLDQASEKQPPVDEDAVCSICMIGECHKSNTILFCGMCSVSVHQECYGVPYIPEGQWHCRHCLQSPTQPPDCILCPNKGGAVKKTNDERWGHVVCALWVPEVGFSNTTFIEPIDGVGQIPPARWKLTCYICKEKNVGACIQCHKANCYTAFHVTCAQKAGLFMKMEPINEVTETGESVLSIKKTAYCGAHTPNGCVRRPLSIYEDAKRKNGLCKRANKGRRDDKEHCKGKQKKKSKSKRPEPDDESEAATPATVPSFPAHRLQTILNQVSIQKKRAFVELVLNYWTLKRRSRNGLPLIRRLQTCLQSQKNAQPRQNEEESRTLKEQLKEWHRLRHDLERARLLLELIRKREKLKREEIKLHESILEMQLTPFSILLRVLLDQLQAKDQAKIFTQPVDVNEVPDYLDHIKHPMDFSTIRLRIDTQAYTNLDQFEADFNLIVDNCMKYNSKDTYFYRAAVRLRDQGGVLLRKARRDVEKIGFDAESGMHLSEAPEIKEPASFSWEDVDRLLVPANREYLPLDKQLQHLLEKFDLTCAMKSSPSRSKRLKLLKKTINDVRSEMSLKKLLPSYHHSSTSVPAPASSPPELERSTDDRLQPNGHFQDDEGDKSLPPKLEPPDAIPPLLRSEADSEPPTLKPIDEAPDCEEKTHSKRLKVDGEAADLLSSAPRLNGHSLQSSLLDGEVGGLATSTLGELTDMANHRTAVVFHKSKTAGTHRPPENEDEECCDGADGKSSDQEGESKDGSQLGSKSFLSVVIPRLETLLHSKKRKHSDRRSKEVEGGEAEHKEEGASPGKRLDTGLSRGFLEIDEEKELEKTRRSSRPVELRRRCASESSISSCSSLQGSASTILSLPKCGKGKPALVRRNTVDDKSELIACIESGNFAKAARIAAEVGNSNIWMPASAATVALEPLKLVWAKCSGYPSYPALIVDPHMPRVGCQHNGVSIPIPPMDVLRIGEQMQYKADEKLHLVLFFDNKRSWQWLPRSKMVPLGVDKTIDKIKMMEGRTSSVRKAVQIAFSRAMNHLNLVQDEQVSDLSDVD comes from the exons ATGAAGAAGAAAGCTCGGCAGCACCGGCCCGCGGTGCCCCAGAGGTCACAGTCTCCAATCAAGCCCTCTCCCAACAAGCAGATCCTGACCTACGCCCAGGCACAGCGCATGGTGGAGTTCGAACTGGACGGCCGCATCCATCGCCTCAGCATATATGACAATCTGGACGTGATCTCGAATGACGACCCCGTGGTCCAAGAGATGATGGAGTGCACCAGCAACAAGGAGAATGCAGACAAACCCCAGCAGCAGGTCCGCCAGAGATCGGCTCGACTAAAAAACAATCAGGAGAAGAGAAACGCGGCGCTGGGCATCACCGGCCACGCAGAGGGAAGCGGGCATCATGCTGGAGGCCATGCTGCCCCGAAGCTTCCCGAGCCTAAATTTCGAGTCGTTGAATATAACCTTCCTGCAGTTCCCAAGCGCCCAGGTGCATTTTATAAGTACATAGAGAAGACAGAGGAGGAGCTGGACGAGGAAACAGAATATGACATGGACGAGGAAGATTACACATGGCTGGAGTTGGTGAATGAAAAACGTAAAAGCGAAGGGATGAGTCAGGTTTCCCATAATGTTTTTGAGTTTCTAATTGACCGCTTTGAGAAAGAGTTGCACTTGGAGAGTCTGGATCAAGCGAGTGAGAAGCAGCCCCCCGTTGATGAGGATGCAGTTTGTTCAATTTGTATGATCGGAGAGTGCCACAAAAGCAACACAATCCTGTTCTGTGGCATGTGCAGCGTGTCCGTGCACCAAGAATGTTACGGCGTCCCCTACATCCCAGAAGGCCAGTGGCATTGCAGACACTGCCTCCAGTCACCGACCCAGCCGCCGGACTGCATTCTCTGTCCCAACAAAGGTGGAGCTGTGAAAAAGACGAACGACGAGCGGTGGGGCCACGTTGTATGCGCCCTCTGGGTGCCAGAGGTCGGTTTCTCCAACACTACATTTATCGAACCCATCGACGGCGTCGGTCAGATTCCGCCGGCTCGCTGGAAGCTCACCTGCTACATATGCAAGGAGAAAAACGTCGGCGCATGCATTCAGTGCCACAAGGCCAACTGTTACACAGCTTTCCATGTTACCTGTGCCCAAAAGGCTGGCCTCTTCATGAAGATGGAGCCGATCAACGAGGTAACCGAAACAGGGGAGTCCGTCCTCTCCATTAAAAAGACCGCCTACTGTGGAGCTCACACGCCCAACGGATGTGTGAGGAGGCCTCTTTCCATCTATGAAGATGCCAAACGGAAAAACGGGCTTTGTAAGAGAGCGAATAAAGGGAGGAGAGATGATAAAGAACATTGcaagggaaaacagaaaaagaaaagcaagagCAAGAGGCCTGAACCCGACGATGAAAGTGAGGCTGCAACTCCCGCTACTGTGCCTAGTTTTCCTGCTCACAG GCTACAAACCATTCTGAACCAGGTGTCCATACAGAAGAAGAGAGCTTTTGTGGAACTGGTCCTAAATTATTGGACACTGAAAAGGCGATCCAGGAATGGGCTGCCTCTGATCAGACGCCTTCAAACTTGCCTGCAGTCTCAGAAAAACGCACAACCG AGGCAGAATGAGGAGGAAAGCAGAACGCTGAAGGAACAGCTGAAGGAATGGCACCGCCTCCGACACGACCTGGAGAGAGCTCGGCTGCTGCTGGAGCTCATTCGCAAGAGAGAGAAGCTAAAGAGGGAAGAG ATTAAGCTACATGAGTCCATCCTGGAGATGCAGCTAACACCATTTAGCATTTTGCTCCGTGTACTCTTGGACCAGCTACAGGCCAAAGACCAGGCGAAGATCTTCACCCAGCCTGTTGATGTCAATGAG GTGCCAGACTACCTTGACCACATCAAACACCCGATGGACTTCTCCACCATTCGGCTGCGTATTGACACCCAAGCCTACACCAACCTAGATCAGTTTGAGGCCGACTTCAACCTCATCGTCGACAACTGCATGAAATACAACTCAAAGGACACCTACTTTTACCGGGCCGCGGTTCGCCTCAGAGACCAGGGCGGAGTCCTGCTCAGGAAGGCCCGACGGGATGTGGAGAAGATCGGCTTCGACGCGGAGAGCGGCATGCATTTGTCAGAAGCTCCCGAGATCAAAGAGCCGGCGTCGTTTTCTTGGGAAGACG TGGACCGTCTGCTGGTGCCGGCCAACCGAGAGTATCTGCCTCTGGACAAGCAGCTGCAGCATCTCCTGGAGAAGTTCGACCTGACGTGTGCCATGAAGTCCAGTCCCTCCCGTAGCAAGCGCCTGAAGCTGCTTAAAAAAACCATCAATGACGTGCGCAGTGAAATGAGCCTGAAGAAACTTCTGCCCTCTTACCACCATAGTTCCACCTCCGTACCAGCACCAGCTTCGTCCCCTCCGGAGCTGGAGAGGTCCACAGATGACAGACTGCAGCCCAATGGGCATTTTCAAGATGATGAAG GAGACAAGTCTCTTCCTCCAAAATTGGAGCCACCGGACGCTATACCCCCCCTACTCCGCTCGGAAGCAGATTCCGAACCCCCTACCCTCAAACCAATTGACGAAGCCCCGGACTGCGAGGAAAAGACTCACAGCAAGCGATTGAAGGTGGATGGAGAAGCAGCAGACCTGCTGTCCTCTGCTCCACGCCTCAACGGCCACTCCCTTCAGAGTTCTCTGTTGGACGGCGAAGTGGGCGGGCTGGCCACGTCCACCCTCGGAGAGCTCACGGACATGGCCAACCACCGGACGGCTGTCGTCTTTCACAAGTCGAAGACCGCTGGCACGCACAGGCCACCTGAGAACGAAGACGAGGAGTGCTGCGATGGAGCCGACGGAAAATCAAGCGACCAGGAGGGGGAAAGTAAAGACGGCTCCCAGCTGGGCTCCAAGTCTTTCCTGTCGGTCGTCATACCCCGGCTGGAGACGCTGCTTCACAGCAAGAAGAGGAAGCACAGTGACCGCAGAAGCAAGGAGGTGGAAGGAGGGGAGGCTGAGCATAAAGAGGAGGGAGCGTCTCCTGGAAAAAGACTTGACACTG GCCTGTCGAGAGGTTTTCTGGAGATAGATGAGGAGAAGGAACTAGAAAAAACGCGCAGGAGCAGCAGACCAGTGGAGCTGCGACGGCGCTGTGCGTCCGAGTCCTCCATATCTTCATGCAGCAGTCTACAGGGAAGCGCCAG CACCATCCTCAGTCTTCCAAAATGTGGAAAGGGGAAACCGGCTTTGGTCAGAAGAAACACTGTGGATGATAAGAGCGAGCTCATCGCCTGCATTGAGTCGGGGAACTTTGCAAAAGCTGCACGAATTGCTGCAG AGGTTGGCAACAGCAATATTTGGATGCCAGCTAGTGCTGCAACAGTTGCACTGGAACCCCTCAAGCTAGTCTGGGCCAAATGTAGTGGATACCCTTCCTACCCTGCCTTG ATTGTAGACCCCCACATGCCACGCGTCGGCTGCCAGCACAATGGGGTGTCCATCCCCATTCCCCCCATGGACGTGCTGCGCATCGGCGAGCAGATGCAGTACAAGGCCGACGAGAAGCTCCATCTTGTCCTCTTCTTCGACAACAAACGCAGCTG GCAGTGGCTTCCTAGATCCAAGATGGTTCCTCTCGGAGTAGACAAAACCATCGACAAGATCAAAATGATGGAAGGCCGCACGTCCAGCGTCCGCAAGGCGGTCCAGATCGCCTTCAGCCGGGCCATGAACCACCTAAACCTGGTGCAGGACGAGCAAGTGAGCGACCTCAGCGACGTGGACTGA
- the brd1a gene encoding bromodomain-containing protein 1 isoform X2 has product MKKKARQHRPAVPQRSQSPIKPSPNKQILTYAQAQRMVEFELDGRIHRLSIYDNLDVISNDDPVVQEMMECTSNKENADKPQQQVRQRSARLKNNQEKRNAALGITGHAEGSGHHAGGHAAPKLPEPKFRVVEYNLPAVPKRPGAFYKYIEKTEEELDEETEYDMDEEDYTWLELVNEKRKSEGMSQVSHNVFEFLIDRFEKELHLESLDQASEKQPPVDEDAVCSICMIGECHKSNTILFCGMCSVSVHQECYGVPYIPEGQWHCRHCLQSPTQPPDCILCPNKGGAVKKTNDERWGHVVCALWVPEVGFSNTTFIEPIDGVGQIPPARWKLTCYICKEKNVGACIQCHKANCYTAFHVTCAQKAGLFMKMEPINEVTETGESVLSIKKTAYCGAHTPNGCVRRPLSIYEDAKRKNGLCKRANKGRRDDKEHCKGKQKKKSKSKRPEPDDESEAATPATVPSFPAHRLQTILNQVSIQKKRAFVELVLNYWTLKRRSRNGLPLIRRLQTCLQSQKNAQPRQNEEESRTLKEQLKEWHRLRHDLERARLLLELIRKREKLKREEIKLHESILEMQLTPFSILLRVLLDQLQAKDQAKIFTQPVDVNEVPDYLDHIKHPMDFSTIRLRIDTQAYTNLDQFEADFNLIVDNCMKYNSKDTYFYRAAVRLRDQGGVLLRKARRDVEKIGFDAESGMHLSEAPEIKEPASFSWEDVDRLLVPANREYLPLDKQLQHLLEKFDLTCAMKSSPSRSKRLKLLKKTINDVRSEMSLKKLLPSYHHSSTSVPAPASSPPELERSTDDRLQPNGHFQDDEGDKSLPPKLEPPDAIPPLLRSEADSEPPTLKPIDEAPDCEEKTHSKRLKVDGEAADLLSSAPRLNGHSLQSSLLDGEVGGLATSTLGELTDMANHRTAVVFHKSKTAGTHRPPENEDEECCDGADGKSSDQEGESKDGSQLGSKSFLSVVIPRLETLLHSKKRKHSDRRSKEVEGGEAEHKEEGASPGKRLDTGLSRGFLEIDEEKELEKTRRSSRPVELRRRCASESSISSCSSLQGSASTILSLPKCGKGKPALVRRNTVDDKSELIACIESGNFAKAARIAAEVGNSNIWMPASAATVALEPLKLVWAKCSGYPSYPALIVDPHMPRVGCQHNGVSIPIPPMDVLRIGEQMQYKADEKLHLVLFFDNKRSWWVPQFV; this is encoded by the exons ATGAAGAAGAAAGCTCGGCAGCACCGGCCCGCGGTGCCCCAGAGGTCACAGTCTCCAATCAAGCCCTCTCCCAACAAGCAGATCCTGACCTACGCCCAGGCACAGCGCATGGTGGAGTTCGAACTGGACGGCCGCATCCATCGCCTCAGCATATATGACAATCTGGACGTGATCTCGAATGACGACCCCGTGGTCCAAGAGATGATGGAGTGCACCAGCAACAAGGAGAATGCAGACAAACCCCAGCAGCAGGTCCGCCAGAGATCGGCTCGACTAAAAAACAATCAGGAGAAGAGAAACGCGGCGCTGGGCATCACCGGCCACGCAGAGGGAAGCGGGCATCATGCTGGAGGCCATGCTGCCCCGAAGCTTCCCGAGCCTAAATTTCGAGTCGTTGAATATAACCTTCCTGCAGTTCCCAAGCGCCCAGGTGCATTTTATAAGTACATAGAGAAGACAGAGGAGGAGCTGGACGAGGAAACAGAATATGACATGGACGAGGAAGATTACACATGGCTGGAGTTGGTGAATGAAAAACGTAAAAGCGAAGGGATGAGTCAGGTTTCCCATAATGTTTTTGAGTTTCTAATTGACCGCTTTGAGAAAGAGTTGCACTTGGAGAGTCTGGATCAAGCGAGTGAGAAGCAGCCCCCCGTTGATGAGGATGCAGTTTGTTCAATTTGTATGATCGGAGAGTGCCACAAAAGCAACACAATCCTGTTCTGTGGCATGTGCAGCGTGTCCGTGCACCAAGAATGTTACGGCGTCCCCTACATCCCAGAAGGCCAGTGGCATTGCAGACACTGCCTCCAGTCACCGACCCAGCCGCCGGACTGCATTCTCTGTCCCAACAAAGGTGGAGCTGTGAAAAAGACGAACGACGAGCGGTGGGGCCACGTTGTATGCGCCCTCTGGGTGCCAGAGGTCGGTTTCTCCAACACTACATTTATCGAACCCATCGACGGCGTCGGTCAGATTCCGCCGGCTCGCTGGAAGCTCACCTGCTACATATGCAAGGAGAAAAACGTCGGCGCATGCATTCAGTGCCACAAGGCCAACTGTTACACAGCTTTCCATGTTACCTGTGCCCAAAAGGCTGGCCTCTTCATGAAGATGGAGCCGATCAACGAGGTAACCGAAACAGGGGAGTCCGTCCTCTCCATTAAAAAGACCGCCTACTGTGGAGCTCACACGCCCAACGGATGTGTGAGGAGGCCTCTTTCCATCTATGAAGATGCCAAACGGAAAAACGGGCTTTGTAAGAGAGCGAATAAAGGGAGGAGAGATGATAAAGAACATTGcaagggaaaacagaaaaagaaaagcaagagCAAGAGGCCTGAACCCGACGATGAAAGTGAGGCTGCAACTCCCGCTACTGTGCCTAGTTTTCCTGCTCACAG GCTACAAACCATTCTGAACCAGGTGTCCATACAGAAGAAGAGAGCTTTTGTGGAACTGGTCCTAAATTATTGGACACTGAAAAGGCGATCCAGGAATGGGCTGCCTCTGATCAGACGCCTTCAAACTTGCCTGCAGTCTCAGAAAAACGCACAACCG AGGCAGAATGAGGAGGAAAGCAGAACGCTGAAGGAACAGCTGAAGGAATGGCACCGCCTCCGACACGACCTGGAGAGAGCTCGGCTGCTGCTGGAGCTCATTCGCAAGAGAGAGAAGCTAAAGAGGGAAGAG ATTAAGCTACATGAGTCCATCCTGGAGATGCAGCTAACACCATTTAGCATTTTGCTCCGTGTACTCTTGGACCAGCTACAGGCCAAAGACCAGGCGAAGATCTTCACCCAGCCTGTTGATGTCAATGAG GTGCCAGACTACCTTGACCACATCAAACACCCGATGGACTTCTCCACCATTCGGCTGCGTATTGACACCCAAGCCTACACCAACCTAGATCAGTTTGAGGCCGACTTCAACCTCATCGTCGACAACTGCATGAAATACAACTCAAAGGACACCTACTTTTACCGGGCCGCGGTTCGCCTCAGAGACCAGGGCGGAGTCCTGCTCAGGAAGGCCCGACGGGATGTGGAGAAGATCGGCTTCGACGCGGAGAGCGGCATGCATTTGTCAGAAGCTCCCGAGATCAAAGAGCCGGCGTCGTTTTCTTGGGAAGACG TGGACCGTCTGCTGGTGCCGGCCAACCGAGAGTATCTGCCTCTGGACAAGCAGCTGCAGCATCTCCTGGAGAAGTTCGACCTGACGTGTGCCATGAAGTCCAGTCCCTCCCGTAGCAAGCGCCTGAAGCTGCTTAAAAAAACCATCAATGACGTGCGCAGTGAAATGAGCCTGAAGAAACTTCTGCCCTCTTACCACCATAGTTCCACCTCCGTACCAGCACCAGCTTCGTCCCCTCCGGAGCTGGAGAGGTCCACAGATGACAGACTGCAGCCCAATGGGCATTTTCAAGATGATGAAG GAGACAAGTCTCTTCCTCCAAAATTGGAGCCACCGGACGCTATACCCCCCCTACTCCGCTCGGAAGCAGATTCCGAACCCCCTACCCTCAAACCAATTGACGAAGCCCCGGACTGCGAGGAAAAGACTCACAGCAAGCGATTGAAGGTGGATGGAGAAGCAGCAGACCTGCTGTCCTCTGCTCCACGCCTCAACGGCCACTCCCTTCAGAGTTCTCTGTTGGACGGCGAAGTGGGCGGGCTGGCCACGTCCACCCTCGGAGAGCTCACGGACATGGCCAACCACCGGACGGCTGTCGTCTTTCACAAGTCGAAGACCGCTGGCACGCACAGGCCACCTGAGAACGAAGACGAGGAGTGCTGCGATGGAGCCGACGGAAAATCAAGCGACCAGGAGGGGGAAAGTAAAGACGGCTCCCAGCTGGGCTCCAAGTCTTTCCTGTCGGTCGTCATACCCCGGCTGGAGACGCTGCTTCACAGCAAGAAGAGGAAGCACAGTGACCGCAGAAGCAAGGAGGTGGAAGGAGGGGAGGCTGAGCATAAAGAGGAGGGAGCGTCTCCTGGAAAAAGACTTGACACTG GCCTGTCGAGAGGTTTTCTGGAGATAGATGAGGAGAAGGAACTAGAAAAAACGCGCAGGAGCAGCAGACCAGTGGAGCTGCGACGGCGCTGTGCGTCCGAGTCCTCCATATCTTCATGCAGCAGTCTACAGGGAAGCGCCAG CACCATCCTCAGTCTTCCAAAATGTGGAAAGGGGAAACCGGCTTTGGTCAGAAGAAACACTGTGGATGATAAGAGCGAGCTCATCGCCTGCATTGAGTCGGGGAACTTTGCAAAAGCTGCACGAATTGCTGCAG AGGTTGGCAACAGCAATATTTGGATGCCAGCTAGTGCTGCAACAGTTGCACTGGAACCCCTCAAGCTAGTCTGGGCCAAATGTAGTGGATACCCTTCCTACCCTGCCTTG ATTGTAGACCCCCACATGCCACGCGTCGGCTGCCAGCACAATGGGGTGTCCATCCCCATTCCCCCCATGGACGTGCTGCGCATCGGCGAGCAGATGCAGTACAAGGCCGACGAGAAGCTCCATCTTGTCCTCTTCTTCGACAACAAACGCAGCTGGTGGGTGCCGCAGTTCGTCTGA
- the zbed4 gene encoding zinc finger BED domain-containing protein 4, protein MDGEEDIPHLSEDLFSECDSSAESKKREAKGTCLKIEGQEGYVLKSYSIHPHDLADAKSPSCSSTLDKDSLPTFHLSSQVDKQLELEKVCDIDPSSPTGEGHIEIEKYANGSELSGNIKDHIGDANGMEEEMQDDERLAFGSSIGPFLTRDCDDYNNLLSGYTSTLYDVAMDAVTQSLLSSMRGHGNPRKKSPAWNHFCTSPRDNTKAICLYCMKEFSRGKNEKDLSTSCLMRHVRRAHPTVLLQDGADASLANLPLSFPSSMIPPSPSSPKNGDLTNSILTPASKNTSPSTSSAENSSPSSKEVLPKVEPKLEQFTNVDAVSSILPSIHSSENNVEDLLDGGPERLPGTPKGSSSRRRSAVWKHFYLSPADSSKAVCIHCMNEFSRGKNGKDLGTSCLIRHMWRAHKEVVIEENGQGNHIPPPYTNPPSFLPRTQLQDGLEIKKESPLLITSPETISDELPQSMEESMEFKEESEEVMHLSGQDSSLNLSFKTQGDDTPLTSSPCDLSEGPSLSQDHLVFQQNKKIMKRVKSEVWHHFIVSPVDQLKALCRYCPCVISRGKRGDFGTSCLMRHLMRRHPDVLKNQKSTDEKESSPHPYAILTSTDPVSAKETDSSGTEKKMQTMPVFSKKTSKLWNHFSISDTDPTKVICLHCSRTISRGKKTTNLGTSCLFRHMQRFHGHFLDSNSTISGDVPSAEIHVKQEAMEALIYQPEENCERFDEHHPVAKKITRLIAEMLALDLQPSAMIENAGLNRLLEFLQPQYSLPPSSYFTSTAIPEMYERVKDVVLTHLKEAEGGVVHFTTSIWVNSQTREYLTLTAHWATYESSVRPQSQDFHCSALLSVSRIDCDQDMHNIPKQLEYLWDSWITSSGLKKGFTVTDNATIKNTLEEHGHVTVQCFGHTIDLIVSEAIKSQRMVQNLLSIARKICERVHRSAKAKEKLAELQKVHQLPENQLIQDVPSKWRTSFFMLERLVEQKIAIDEMSIECNFREIISCDQWEVMLSVCNALKPFEVACRELSNRTATLGQVIPLIHILNRKIDLLFDETVGIDTMLMYLKEAMASKMSATLHDPRYTWATMLDPRYKTSLFTEEEAERCKQDLIQELDLSSSTSGSVNSLLANGCIEDPVSSSTSYSTRDNLWSLMPEIRQNTKHEDKTKSSELAVLEYLEEDILDQSCDPLDYWNLKKFLWPDLAKVAARYVGCPPSIVPAETLFSTASVNCALNQPRPLLDNIEGLLFLKVNLPLIYFQY, encoded by the coding sequence ATGGATGGGGAGGAGGATATTCCTCATCTAAGTGAGGATTTGTTCAGTGAATGTGACAGTTCtgcagaaagtaaaaaaagagaGGCGAAAGGGACCTGCTTAAAAATTGAGGGGCAGGAGGGTTATGTGTTAAAATCCTACAGCATTCATCCTCACGATCTCGCGGATGCAAAGTCGCCAAGTTGCTCATCAACACTGGATAAAGATTCCCTCCCTACTTTCCATTTATCTTCTCAGGTAGACAAGCAGTTGGAGTTAGAGAAAGTATGTGACATTGATCCATCGTCCCCCACTGGTGAAGGACATATAGAGATAGAGAAGTACGCAAACGGCAGTGAACTGAGTGGAAACATTAAAGACCATATCGGGGATGCAAATGGAATGGAAGAGGAAATGCAAGATGATGAAAGGCTAGCATTTGGTAGCTCCATTGGCCCTTTTCTAACTCGAGACTGTGATGactataataatttattaagtgGATACACAAGCACCCTTTATGATGTTGCCATGGACGCCGTTACTCAGAGTCTTTTGTCATCTATGAGGGGTCACGGCAACCCGAGGAAAAAATCTCCTGCATGGAATCATTTCTGCACATCGCCACGGGACAATACCAAAGCAATCTGTTTATACTGCATGAAAGAGTTCAGTCGGGGCAAGAACGAAAAAGACCTCAGCACAAGTTGTTTGATGAGGCACGTACGAAGGGCTCACCCCACTGTGCTTTTACAAGACGGCGCAGATGCATCCTTAGCCAACCTGCCTCTGTCTTTTCCCTCATCGATGATACCTCCCTCTCCAAGCTCGCCAAAAAACGGAGACTTAACCAACAGCATTCTTACTCCTGCCTCAAAGAACACGTCACCGTCCACATCCTCAGCTGAAAATTCAAGCCCGTCATCCAAAGAAGTGCTGCCCAAAGTCGAACCAAAACTAGAACAGTTTACCAATGTTGACGCTGTTAGTAGCATTCTTCCATCCATACATTCCAGCGAAAATAATGTTGAAGATTTATTAGACGGAGGGCCCGAGCGCCTTCCAGGAACCCCAAAAGGCTCCAGTTCCCGTCGCAGGTCAGCCGTATGGAAGCATTTCTACCTGTCACCTGCAGACAGTTCCAAAGCTGTGTGTATCCACTGCATGAATGAATTTAGTAGGGGTAAAAATGGAAAGGATCTCGGAACAAGCTGTCTCATTCGCCACATGTGGAGAGCCCACAAAGAGGTTGTGATCGAGGAAAACGGACAGGGCAACCACATTCCGCCACCCTATACAAACCCACCATCGTTTCTGCCCCGAACACAGCTACAGGATGGGCTGGAAATTAAGAAAGAGTCGCCTCTTCTTATCACCTCACCAGAGACCATATCAGATGAACTACCCCAAAGCATGGAGGAGAGCATGGAATTTAAGGAGGAGAGTGAAGAGGTTATGCATCTCTCAGGGCAGGATTCCTCTCTTAACCTCTCCTTTAAAACTCAGGGGGATGATACACCACTGACTTCCTCACCATGCGACCTCTCTGAAGGCCCCAGCCTCAGTCAGGATCATTTAGTTTTCCAACAGAATAAGAAGATTATGAAACGAGTTAAATCTGAAGTGTGGCACCATTTCATAGTGTCACCAGTTGACCAATTAAAAGCACTGTGTCGTTACTGTCCGTGTGTCATTAGTCGGGGCAAGAGGGGCGATTTTGGCACCAGCTGCCTGATGAGGCATCTCATGAGGCGTCACCCGGATGTTctcaaaaaccaaaaaagcacAGACGAGAAGGAATCGTCTCCTCATCCCTACGCCATCCTCACCTCAACAGATCCAGTTTCAGCCAAAGAAACTGACAGCTCCGGCActgagaaaaaaatgcaaaccaTGCCGGTTTTCAGCAAAAAGACATCAAAACTGTGGAACCATTTCTCCATTTCTGACACCGATCCCACCAAGGTGATTTGTTTGCACTGTAGCCGCACAATTAGCAGAGGCAAAAAGACTACGAACCTCGGCACGAGCTGCCTCTTCAGGCACATGCAGAGGTTCCATGGACATTTTCTTGACAGTAACAGTACTATCTCAGGTGATGTGCCGTCTGCTGAAATTCACGTTAAACAAGAGGCAATGGAAGCCTTGATTTATCAGCCAGAGGAAAACTGTGAGAGGTTTGATGAACACCATCCTGTTGCCAAAAAAATCACCAGGCTTATTGCGGAAATGCTCGCATTGGATCTTCAGCCATCAGCTATGATAGAGAATGCTGGACTTAACAGACTGTTAGAGTTCCTCCAGCCTCAGTATTCTCTACCACCTTCTTCTTATTTTACCAGCACTGCCATACCAGAAATGTATGAAAGGGTGAAGGATGTTGTGCTGACCCACCTAAAAGAGGCTGAAGGTGGCGTTGTCCACTTCACAACAAGTATTTGGGTCAacagccagacaagagaataTTTGACCCTTACCGCCCATTGGGCAACATACGAGTCAAGTGTCCGACCTCAAAGTCAAGACTTCCACTGTTCTGCTCTCCTAAGTGTCTCAAGAATAGATTGTGATCAAGATATGCACAACATCCCAAAGCAGCTTGAGTACCTGTGGGACTCTTGGATCACCTCATCGGGTCTGAAAAAGGGGTTTACTGTAACGGATAACGCTACCATCAAAAATACCTTGGAGGAGCATGGCCATGTTACCGTGCAGTGTTTTGGACACACTATAGACCTCATTGTAAGCGAAGCCATAAAAAGCCAGAGAATGGTTCAGAACCTTCTGAGCATAGCACGAAAGATCTGCGAACGAGTGCACCGTTCGGCAAAGGCAAAAGAAAAGCTGGCCGAGCTTCAGAAGGTTCACCAGCTGCCAGAAAACCAGCTGATCCAGGACGTTCCATCCAAGTGGAGGACATCGTTTTTCATGCTGGAACGCCTGGTGGAGCAGAAGATAGCCATCGACGAGATGTCGATAGAGTGCAATTTCAGGGAAATTATCAGCTGTGACCAGTGGGAGGTAATGCTGTCAGTCTGCAATGCACTGAAACCCTTTGAGGTGGCCTGCAGGGAGCTGAGTAACCGCACTGCTACCCTGGGACAAGTCATACCGCTTATTCACATCCTGAACAGGAAAATAGATCTTCTGTTTGATGAGACTGTTGGCATAGACACTATGCTGATGTATTTAAAGGAAGCGATGGCAAGCAAGATGTCTGCCACTCTGCACGACCCACGTTACACTTGGGCCACCATGTTGGACCCTAGATATAAAACATCATTGTTCACAGAGGAAGAAGCCGAGCGTTGCAAACAAGATCTGATCCAGGAGCTGGATTTGTCCTCTTCTACCTCAGGTTCAGTTAACTCTCTCCTGGCCAACGGCTGCATTGAGGACCCAGTTTCATCCAGCACCTCCTACTCAACCAGGGACAATCTCTGGTCCTTGATGCCTGAAATCaggcaaaacacaaaacacgAGGATAAGACAAAGTCCTCAGAACTGGCAGTGCTGGAGTACTTGGAGGAAGACATTTTAGATCAAAGCTGTGACCCCCTTGACTACTGGAACCTGAAAAAGTTCCTTTGGCCCGATCTAGCCAAAGTAGCAGCCCGTTACGTTGGCTGTCCTCCCAGCATCGTCCCGGCAGAGACACTGTTCAGCACAGCTAGTGTCAACTGTGCTCTAAACCAGCCTAGGCCCTTGCTGGACAACATAGAGGGGTTGCTGTTCCTTAAGGTCAACCTCCCTTTGATCTATTTTCAGTACTGA